The following coding sequences are from one Luteimonas sp. S4-F44 window:
- a CDS encoding PLP-dependent aminotransferase family protein, producing MATSPVAVIVERLAAQIHSGRLAPGTALPTHRELAARQGIAVASASKVYAQLRSMGLVVGETGRGTFVRDRPPQREWDSGDEARRSASAVDLSFNHPTWPGQAALLRGMLRELAASGDLAALMHQQPPGGRRHERRIVADLLAAARGIDADAERILLVNGAQHGLDVVVRAMLRPHDAVAVDALGYPGFRMLAELQALDLAPVPACADGPDLDELERLCRSRPIRAIYAMPTLHNPLGWVLDIEQRQRLVAIARRHDCVLIEDAAYAWLAEPAPVALATLAPERTFHVASLSKSLASGLRFGYVVVPAACAVRVKAVIRASHWSLPSLVTAMATRWIADGTVAQQEVALRHDARQRQAIAADALAGLDVRAHPASPFLWLRLPEDLRMDGACEALAERGIAVSKAEAYATGRHAPHALRLALGSVPLDGLQPVLRRLRDTLWI from the coding sequence ATGGCCACTTCGCCGGTCGCGGTCATCGTCGAGCGCCTCGCCGCGCAGATCCACAGCGGCCGGTTGGCGCCGGGCACGGCGCTGCCCACGCATCGCGAACTGGCCGCCCGGCAGGGGATCGCGGTCGCCTCGGCCAGCAAGGTCTACGCGCAGTTGCGGTCGATGGGCCTGGTCGTCGGCGAGACCGGACGCGGCACGTTCGTGCGCGATCGCCCGCCGCAGCGCGAGTGGGACAGCGGCGACGAGGCGCGACGCAGCGCGAGCGCGGTCGACCTGTCGTTCAACCATCCGACCTGGCCCGGCCAGGCGGCGCTGCTGCGCGGCATGCTGCGCGAGTTGGCCGCCTCCGGCGACCTGGCGGCGCTGATGCACCAGCAACCGCCCGGCGGGCGACGCCACGAGCGCCGGATCGTGGCCGACCTGCTGGCCGCCGCGCGCGGCATCGATGCCGATGCCGAGCGGATCCTGCTGGTCAACGGCGCCCAGCACGGCCTGGACGTGGTGGTGCGGGCGATGCTGCGGCCGCACGACGCGGTCGCGGTCGACGCCTTGGGTTACCCGGGCTTTCGCATGCTCGCCGAGCTGCAGGCGCTGGATCTGGCGCCGGTGCCCGCGTGCGCCGACGGTCCCGATCTCGACGAGCTGGAGCGGCTGTGCCGCAGCCGCCCGATCCGGGCGATCTACGCGATGCCGACGCTGCACAACCCATTGGGCTGGGTGCTCGACATCGAGCAGCGGCAGCGGCTGGTGGCGATCGCGCGACGCCACGACTGCGTGCTGATCGAGGACGCGGCCTATGCGTGGCTGGCCGAGCCGGCGCCGGTCGCGCTGGCGACGTTGGCGCCCGAACGCACCTTCCATGTCGCCAGCCTGTCCAAGAGTCTGGCCAGTGGCTTGCGCTTCGGCTACGTCGTCGTGCCTGCGGCCTGCGCGGTGCGGGTCAAGGCGGTGATCCGGGCCAGTCACTGGAGTCTGCCGAGCCTGGTGACCGCGATGGCGACGCGCTGGATCGCCGACGGCACGGTCGCGCAGCAGGAGGTCGCCTTGCGCCATGACGCGCGCCAACGCCAGGCGATCGCGGCCGACGCGCTCGCCGGTCTCGACGTGCGCGCGCATCCTGCATCGCCGTTCCTGTGGCTGCGCCTGCCCGAGGACCTGCGTATGGATGGCGCCTGCGAGGCGCTGGCCGAGCGCGGCATCGCCGTCTCCAAGGCCGAGGCCTACGCGACCGGCCGTCACGCACCGCACGCGCTGCGGCTGGCGCTGGGGTCGGTGCCGCTCGACGGACTCCAGCCGGTGCTGCGGCGCCTGCGCGACACCCTCTGGATCTGA